The following proteins come from a genomic window of Vallitaleaceae bacterium 9-2:
- a CDS encoding ABC transporter ATP-binding protein, with the protein MYRFFQEKYALSYEGSKQLVRAILWTALLNLSFFAPAILGFAFLEDAIMVIQNNEDPQMMRSIGFYVAFALIAFGVMFVIAYIQYHTTFSTTYEESAKMRINLAETLKKLPLAFFGKKDIADLSSTIMEDATQVETMFSHNVPQIYASAITIVLAGISLMMYQWKMAVAMLWVIPVALIVFTLSKKFQESVHQKLYDHKRTISDLLQESLDSAQEIKSYNREGHFKSRMVRSLDKLEELLIHGELLLGAFINMSYVVLKLGLPSVVLVGIYLLSTKEISTFTFIVFLVVASRIYNPIIEALNNFAALLFLQVRIDRMKSMLKMPRQEGIAEFYPKHFDIEFKKVSFGYDEEQTVLDEISFTAKQGEVTALIGPSGGGKSTVAKLAARFWDIDKGRITLGGQDISKIDPETLLSNYSIVFQDVTLFNSSIMENIRLGRKDASDAQVIEAARLARCEEFIEKFPQGYDTHVGENGDKLSGGERQRISIARAILKDAPIILLDEATASLDAENETKIQEALGELIKEKTVIIIAHRMRTVIGADKIVVLKEGKIAEMGHPQALRERPSIFAKMLKAQLQQ; encoded by the coding sequence ATGTATAGATTTTTTCAAGAAAAATACGCATTAAGTTATGAAGGCAGCAAACAATTAGTACGGGCTATACTCTGGACGGCACTGCTGAACTTAAGTTTTTTTGCACCGGCAATATTAGGTTTTGCTTTTTTAGAAGATGCAATTATGGTTATCCAAAACAATGAAGATCCTCAGATGATGCGAAGTATAGGCTTTTATGTAGCATTTGCGCTTATTGCTTTTGGTGTGATGTTTGTAATAGCATATATTCAATATCATACAACATTTAGCACCACTTATGAAGAAAGTGCAAAAATGCGCATAAATCTTGCAGAGACATTAAAGAAACTTCCGTTAGCCTTTTTTGGGAAAAAGGATATTGCAGACTTATCCTCAACCATTATGGAAGATGCTACTCAGGTAGAAACAATGTTTTCACATAATGTACCTCAAATTTATGCGTCGGCAATTACTATAGTATTAGCTGGAATAAGCTTGATGATGTATCAATGGAAAATGGCCGTTGCGATGTTGTGGGTTATTCCTGTTGCGCTTATTGTCTTTACTTTGTCTAAGAAATTTCAAGAATCGGTACATCAGAAGCTTTATGATCATAAGCGCACCATCTCGGATTTATTGCAAGAATCCTTGGACTCGGCACAAGAGATAAAATCATACAATCGCGAAGGGCATTTTAAAAGCCGTATGGTGAGGAGTTTGGACAAACTTGAAGAACTGTTGATTCATGGAGAACTGCTTCTTGGGGCTTTTATTAATATGTCCTATGTAGTTCTTAAACTTGGATTGCCAAGTGTTGTGCTGGTTGGGATATATCTGCTTTCAACGAAGGAAATTAGTACGTTTACCTTTATTGTCTTTTTGGTGGTTGCCTCAAGAATTTATAATCCGATTATAGAAGCGTTAAACAACTTTGCAGCGCTACTATTTTTACAAGTACGTATTGATCGTATGAAATCGATGCTTAAGATGCCACGACAAGAAGGAATAGCTGAGTTTTATCCCAAACACTTTGATATTGAATTTAAAAAGGTATCCTTTGGGTATGATGAGGAACAAACGGTTTTAGATGAAATCAGTTTTACAGCCAAACAAGGAGAAGTTACGGCCCTTATTGGACCTTCAGGAGGAGGAAAAAGTACGGTAGCTAAATTAGCCGCACGTTTTTGGGATATCGATAAGGGGCGTATTACCTTAGGGGGACAGGACATATCTAAAATAGATCCAGAAACACTTTTGTCAAATTATTCCATTGTGTTTCAAGATGTTACACTGTTTAATTCCAGTATTATGGAAAATATTCGTTTGGGACGTAAGGATGCTTCGGACGCGCAAGTTATTGAAGCAGCTCGTCTTGCAAGGTGTGAAGAATTCATCGAAAAGTTCCCGCAAGGATATGATACCCATGTAGGGGAAAACGGGGATAAGCTCTCAGGAGGAGAGCGCCAGAGAATTTCCATTGCACGTGCAATATTAAAAGATGCGCCGATTATTCTACTAGACGAGGCAACAGCGTCTTTAGATGCTGAAAATGAAACAAAAATTCAAGAAGCCTTAGGTGAGCTGATAAAAGAAAAAACTGTCATTATTATTGCCCATCGTATGCGGACAGTTATAGGTGCAGATAAAATCGTTGTACTAAAAGAAGGAAAAATTGCAGAAATGGGACATCCACAGGCACTTAGAGAGCGTCCTTCTATATTTGCAAAAATGCTTAAGGCGCAGTTGCAACAATAA
- a CDS encoding MATE family efflux transporter encodes MEQTSQKQQILHDNMWKVSIRLAWPAVIAMVLYGMNTVFDAFFVGRYVGETALAGVSLAYPLTQMTLGIGSLIGVGAGSALSIAIGKNDEATQRKLLGNANYLTLITSLFFTLGALIFARQLVAFMGGEGEALEYGVAYFKVTLYGALFWIAGLAGNMIIRAEGRMKRAAVMMGSGLVVNILINYILIVLFKMGVEGAAIGTNIGMIVYTLTSFIYFARQKASFKSNPFSIRRDPEIIKSILSMGMSSLIMNVMTLIQAVLVLNALNAYGTNSDVAFYGVAYRIFTFMLTPVFGLMRALQPAVGINYGAGKYRRVIQSFYVFAVVATLLLLPFWLIMMIAPANVLHLMLPESTFLASDLMNFRLFMSLLPILPVIFMAMTFFPAINKGNVASLIGIARQVVFYIPLMLILPRFFGVFAVYVGAFGIDLIICIWTWILVFKEFKILKKTDQPRAMKKVFE; translated from the coding sequence ATGGAACAGACATCACAAAAACAACAGATATTACATGATAATATGTGGAAAGTCAGTATTCGACTGGCTTGGCCAGCTGTTATCGCTATGGTATTGTATGGCATGAACACCGTTTTTGACGCGTTTTTTGTAGGACGTTATGTTGGAGAGACTGCACTAGCAGGTGTGTCCCTAGCTTATCCATTAACGCAGATGACGCTTGGAATAGGGTCGCTTATCGGAGTGGGAGCAGGTTCAGCATTAAGTATTGCTATTGGAAAAAATGATGAAGCTACACAGAGAAAACTTTTGGGGAATGCCAATTATTTAACCCTTATCACTAGTCTTTTCTTTACCCTAGGAGCGTTGATTTTTGCCCGTCAACTTGTAGCTTTTATGGGTGGAGAAGGTGAAGCACTTGAATATGGTGTGGCATACTTTAAGGTGACTTTATATGGGGCACTCTTTTGGATTGCTGGATTAGCAGGGAATATGATTATTCGGGCAGAAGGAAGAATGAAACGCGCCGCAGTCATGATGGGAAGCGGATTAGTTGTAAATATTCTTATCAATTATATCCTTATTGTTCTGTTTAAGATGGGCGTTGAAGGTGCAGCAATTGGAACGAATATAGGAATGATTGTATATACATTGACATCATTTATCTACTTTGCCCGTCAAAAGGCATCCTTCAAATCAAATCCATTTTCTATACGACGTGATCCGGAGATTATTAAAAGTATTTTATCAATGGGGATGTCCTCACTAATTATGAATGTCATGACATTGATTCAAGCGGTGTTAGTGCTAAATGCCCTCAATGCCTATGGAACCAATAGTGATGTGGCCTTTTACGGAGTTGCATATCGCATATTTACATTTATGCTCACTCCGGTATTTGGACTGATGCGTGCATTGCAGCCAGCTGTGGGTATAAATTATGGGGCAGGAAAATATCGTCGTGTCATTCAAAGTTTTTATGTGTTTGCAGTTGTAGCAACATTGTTATTGTTACCGTTTTGGTTAATTATGATGATAGCACCAGCCAATGTCCTTCATCTAATGTTGCCGGAAAGCACCTTTTTAGCCAGTGATCTTATGAATTTTCGATTATTTATGTCACTGCTACCTATATTACCTGTTATCTTTATGGCAATGACATTTTTCCCGGCAATTAATAAAGGAAATGTAGCTTCTTTAATAGGTATTGCACGCCAAGTTGTCTTCTACATTCCGTTGATGCTAATACTGCCAAGGTTTTTTGGAGTTTTTGCAGTATATGTAGGGGCGTTTGGCATAGATTTGATTATATGTATCTGGACTTGGATTCTTGTATTCAAAGAATTTAAGATACTTAAAAAAACAGATCAGCCAAGGGCAATGAAAAAAGTATTTGAGTAG
- a CDS encoding TMEM165/GDT1 family protein encodes MTQEIVQAFLLIFVAEMGDKTQILAMAFATRFPVKKVLVGIAIGSFLNHGLAVLLGSYLSNFIPIDRLQIIAGIAFVGFALWTLKTEEDEDEEEATIQMGPIGTVALAFFLGELGDKTQLTAITLATDAYYPLLILVGTVSGMVATGALGIFVGKKMGDKIPEFGIKVFAATIFMFFGLQKLATSVPTAYLRPIYVVPTVLLLTLSVLFLMSKLVKQRQENIQTAFKLQAKMLHDYYAHIHKDLTKICVGGTYCTQCKGNQCAIGHAKEVIDKARTGTEALEALGKIKADYEQKPFSKEKVYDSLVDTLWIIEHVDNENQLAYAHIIRQQMESILFGSSIKPYVNIHDYIQQLLAIDSDTAEKLRKMYELRKPIEERVINLGNRISNLYLIELMEGYLLIDTGYAEQYEDFYKKLEKQHIKLEDIRYVFLTHAHDDHVGFLNQILEKTHAKVILHPEAITRLKTGQNSFEGGCSSRLAWGFCQLMKVFGKGKHQYQPVNAATRYWIADANNKPAIENKLGAKIVELPGHTKDSIGLLFEQQVLFSGDATMNGLPSRHHVIIWIENLKEYRHSWTKMATLNYKKVYPSHGNPFVKKQLIKNEEKLAKIKIHPLQ; translated from the coding sequence ATGACACAAGAGATTGTACAAGCATTTTTATTGATTTTTGTAGCGGAAATGGGGGATAAGACTCAAATTCTTGCGATGGCATTTGCCACAAGATTTCCAGTAAAAAAAGTTCTGGTAGGGATAGCGATTGGATCGTTTTTAAACCACGGCTTAGCGGTCTTACTCGGAAGTTATCTGTCTAATTTTATTCCGATAGACAGGTTGCAGATTATTGCAGGAATCGCTTTCGTAGGATTTGCCTTATGGACGCTAAAGACAGAAGAAGATGAGGATGAAGAGGAAGCAACTATTCAAATGGGACCGATTGGAACAGTTGCACTTGCTTTTTTCTTGGGAGAACTCGGAGACAAGACACAATTAACAGCCATTACATTGGCAACGGATGCGTATTATCCATTGCTTATTCTTGTAGGAACAGTGTCTGGAATGGTTGCTACAGGGGCGTTGGGAATTTTTGTAGGTAAAAAGATGGGCGACAAGATACCTGAGTTTGGAATCAAGGTATTTGCAGCAACTATTTTTATGTTTTTTGGACTGCAAAAATTAGCGACATCCGTTCCAACAGCTTACTTACGACCGATTTATGTTGTGCCAACAGTTTTGTTATTAACATTAAGTGTGCTTTTTTTGATGAGCAAGTTAGTAAAACAAAGACAAGAAAATATTCAGACAGCCTTTAAACTTCAAGCAAAAATGCTTCATGATTATTATGCGCATATCCATAAAGATCTGACAAAAATTTGTGTGGGAGGCACGTATTGTACCCAGTGTAAAGGAAATCAGTGTGCTATTGGACACGCCAAGGAAGTTATCGATAAGGCGCGGACCGGAACAGAAGCACTTGAAGCTTTGGGAAAAATCAAAGCAGATTATGAACAGAAGCCTTTTTCAAAAGAAAAAGTTTATGATAGTTTGGTCGATACCCTTTGGATTATTGAGCATGTAGATAATGAAAATCAATTAGCCTATGCCCATATTATTCGCCAGCAAATGGAAAGCATACTTTTTGGAAGTTCGATTAAACCGTATGTCAACATTCATGACTATATTCAACAATTGTTAGCCATAGATAGCGATACAGCAGAAAAATTAAGAAAAATGTACGAACTTCGAAAACCCATTGAGGAGCGAGTCATCAACTTAGGCAATAGAATAAGTAATCTATATCTTATAGAACTTATGGAAGGGTATTTGTTGATTGATACAGGGTATGCAGAGCAGTATGAAGATTTTTACAAAAAATTAGAAAAGCAGCATATTAAGCTAGAGGATATTCGCTACGTGTTTTTGACCCATGCTCACGATGATCATGTCGGATTTTTAAACCAAATACTTGAAAAAACCCATGCCAAAGTTATTTTACATCCTGAAGCCATCACACGCTTAAAGACAGGGCAAAATTCCTTTGAAGGTGGTTGTAGTAGTCGTTTGGCTTGGGGCTTTTGTCAGCTGATGAAAGTGTTTGGAAAAGGAAAGCACCAATATCAGCCGGTGAATGCTGCAACACGCTATTGGATTGCAGATGCGAACAATAAACCTGCGATTGAAAACAAGTTGGGGGCAAAAATTGTCGAGCTACCGGGACATACCAAAGATTCCATAGGGTTACTTTTTGAACAGCAAGTTTTATTTAGTGGAGATGCAACGATGAATGGATTGCCAAGTCGCCATCATGTCATTATTTGGATAGAGAACTTAAAAGAATATAGACATTCGTGGACGAAGATGGCAACACTGAATTATAAAAAAGTGTATCCATCCCATGGCAATCCATTTGTAAAAAAACAATTAATAAAAAACGAAGAAAAATTGGCTAAAATCAAAATACATCCCTTACAGTAA
- a CDS encoding ABC transporter ATP-binding protein yields the protein MKKKQKKSLIRRFTPFMGKKKILIPTSLFLSALSAILNILPFVFIWIIIRRIFAADFSNEGWSIQTYAWMTFAAAFAGVLIYFIALLTSHLAAFRVEVGMRKQGMTKMMDMPLGFFDEYSSGKIRKIIDDQASTTHSFLAHQLPDMAGSVIAPVILILLILTIDWRMGLASLVPIVLGFLSMGFMIGGKGRAFQERYYDALEEMSSESVEYIRGIPVVKTFGQSIFSFKRFYDSIIRYKDMVYAYTLSCQKPMVFYTVIMQAVAFFLIPMAIFLVGRGHNLELVVTDFIFYLLVSPMFTVLVMRSMHFQQNALIAEQAIDRFDKLLEYETMPFQKTKQPLDEYSIEFKDVVFGYRTSKEPVIKKMNFKLQQGETVALVGPSGGGKTTIARLASRFWDVTEGEILIGGRNIKEIPKEELMNHISLVFQNTQLFKGTLYDNIAFGQTNLDEQSLNSAIDMSRSREIIDGLDQGLETIIGSKGTYLSGGEKQRITIARAIVKDAPIVILDEATAFADPENEHLIQQALKELSHGKTTLMIAHRLTTVQDADRILVVKDGEIVETGKHEQLLAQHGIYEKMWQEYQQSLEWKISEQKQEEGVVNV from the coding sequence ATGAAAAAGAAGCAAAAAAAATCTCTAATCCGTCGGTTTACACCATTTATGGGTAAGAAAAAAATCTTGATTCCGACGTCACTTTTTTTATCAGCCTTATCTGCAATATTAAATATTTTGCCCTTTGTATTTATATGGATTATTATTAGGCGAATATTTGCGGCGGATTTTTCCAATGAAGGTTGGAGCATTCAAACATATGCTTGGATGACTTTTGCAGCAGCATTTGCAGGAGTACTTATCTATTTTATTGCCTTATTAACATCACATTTAGCTGCTTTTCGTGTGGAGGTAGGCATGCGAAAACAAGGGATGACAAAGATGATGGATATGCCACTGGGATTTTTTGATGAATATTCCAGCGGAAAAATACGAAAGATTATTGATGATCAAGCATCAACGACCCATTCGTTTTTAGCGCATCAACTTCCGGATATGGCAGGAAGCGTTATTGCTCCGGTTATTTTGATTCTACTGATTTTGACAATTGATTGGCGCATGGGATTAGCTTCATTGGTGCCGATTGTGTTAGGTTTTCTCTCAATGGGATTTATGATTGGTGGTAAGGGAAGAGCTTTTCAAGAACGTTATTATGATGCCTTGGAAGAGATGAGTTCTGAATCCGTAGAATATATCCGTGGAATTCCAGTGGTAAAAACATTTGGACAAAGTATATTTTCATTTAAACGGTTTTATGACAGTATTATACGATATAAGGATATGGTATATGCGTATACATTGAGTTGCCAAAAACCAATGGTTTTCTATACGGTTATTATGCAAGCAGTTGCGTTTTTTTTGATTCCGATGGCTATTTTTCTCGTGGGACGAGGACATAATTTAGAACTGGTAGTGACAGACTTTATTTTTTATCTTCTAGTATCACCGATGTTTACCGTATTAGTGATGCGTTCTATGCATTTTCAGCAAAATGCGCTAATTGCAGAACAAGCCATTGATCGATTTGATAAACTACTTGAGTATGAAACGATGCCTTTCCAAAAGACAAAGCAGCCTTTGGATGAATATAGTATCGAATTCAAAGACGTTGTTTTTGGATATAGGACGTCCAAAGAACCGGTTATTAAGAAGATGAACTTTAAGCTTCAACAAGGAGAGACCGTTGCTTTAGTTGGTCCTTCAGGCGGAGGAAAGACAACAATTGCACGTTTGGCTTCACGATTTTGGGATGTTACAGAAGGTGAGATTTTAATTGGCGGACGTAATATAAAAGAAATTCCAAAAGAGGAGCTGATGAATCATATCTCATTGGTTTTCCAAAACACACAACTCTTTAAAGGGACGCTTTATGATAATATCGCTTTTGGTCAAACTAATCTGGATGAACAATCCCTAAATAGTGCTATTGATATGTCGCGCTCAAGAGAGATTATCGATGGTCTAGACCAAGGGCTGGAGACGATTATAGGATCAAAAGGGACGTATCTATCGGGAGGAGAAAAGCAACGCATTACCATAGCACGGGCCATTGTCAAAGATGCTCCGATAGTTATCTTAGACGAAGCAACAGCGTTTGCAGATCCCGAAAATGAGCATCTTATACAGCAAGCGCTAAAAGAGCTGAGCCATGGAAAAACAACCTTGATGATTGCACATCGTCTAACAACTGTCCAAGATGCAGATCGTATTCTTGTGGTAAAAGACGGTGAGATTGTAGAAACAGGCAAGCATGAACAATTACTGGCTCAACACGGGATCTACGAAAAGATGTGGCAAGAATATCAACAATCCCTAGAATGGAAAATCAGTGAGCAGAAACAGGAAGAAGGTGTTGTTAATGTATAG
- a CDS encoding TetR/AcrR family transcriptional regulator yields the protein MAKTRKTREERIQEILAGAQKSFLEKGYPLTTMEDIIAHTELSKGGVYHYYADKKQILIDMMRQGNIFYMQYNKHMLQIEPKNTDEENIALVTEAILDKFIYQTDEKRIYTMFLCEMLYDQEIWEVFLTLERQFFEWLTSRVEVDLDICIDELKFISRMMNGMMMAQNTSREPKVLETNRQQLRTIFEPLVRKIVMKPSNVNIVKEDI from the coding sequence ATGGCAAAGACAAGAAAAACACGAGAAGAGAGAATACAAGAGATTTTAGCCGGAGCCCAAAAAAGCTTTTTAGAAAAAGGATATCCCTTAACAACGATGGAAGATATCATTGCACATACAGAATTATCAAAAGGTGGTGTATACCACTATTATGCGGATAAAAAACAGATTCTTATTGATATGATGCGCCAAGGCAATATATTTTATATGCAATATAACAAGCATATGCTTCAGATAGAACCAAAAAATACAGATGAAGAAAATATTGCGCTGGTCACAGAAGCTATTTTGGACAAATTTATTTATCAAACAGATGAAAAGCGGATCTATACAATGTTCTTATGTGAAATGTTATATGATCAAGAAATATGGGAAGTGTTTTTGACTTTAGAAAGACAGTTTTTTGAGTGGTTGACGTCGCGTGTTGAAGTGGATTTGGACATATGTATCGATGAATTGAAGTTTATCAGTCGTATGATGAATGGGATGATGATGGCGCAAAACACAAGTCGTGAGCCCAAAGTACTAGAAACCAATCGACAACAGCTGCGTACAATCTTTGAGCCTCTTGTGCGAAAAATCGTCATGAAGCCATCGAATGTGAACATCGTGAAGGAGGATATATAG
- a CDS encoding TrmO family methyltransferase produces MKWLKIGSVKRKSKHQEGILKLEDGYSKALTKLDLFSHCILFMRSNNRLEVYSVEIIHISLDRAEILFKVTMDNHEFKGELVDIKPYFSIEEVIEEAKEPVQRFCINYQGDSIGEYMRYGKRMGIQLNKTDTNIHHIQQGDCLRVLWWFDRFDGDNFRKIRTCMPPYNHAPRTGVFATRSPVRPNPIGSTLVRVNNVWHDDGFIEIIGFDGFIGSKILQVMFYQPSMDCIKSAGVPSWVSHWTKKKTFAQPKEVDARPMQTKVLKFKKLSMDLEQIPLDEHEEDSKNIQIHNAHIHNLKNLSVKIPKNKITLISGVSGSGKSSLAFDILYAESQRQFMDLILSNPMGDVALSDRYVDNITGLQPAIAIDQKALGANPRSSVGSVTKIGDILKLIFSIIGQRICPICHHEIDAGNVCSSCGEVFFDRTPQLFSSNHPDYMCPVCKGLGMQMGIDPSKIVEAPEKSLLDGASSLYGNLRKHRENPNANWIRGEVLALAADLDVDLELAYNQLPERFKQEMLHGSNGRNVRLDYKNAKGRSGTIVRPVEGAIPLIERLMHSTSSSKTNAQVQRYMTKQICSECQGERLQPEGRLVHIMGDRYVKVIKLSSDELHTWCHHMYMHLPHNQQEQTKKLFVQLNRRLKRILDVGIGYLSIDRSIPSLSAGEAQRLKLASQLGSGLSNITYIMDEPSKGLHPKDYQFLMETLLELKRQDNTILIVEHKKSFLEIADVHLVMGPRAGVYGGEIVSNVPLEHRHPKTMSAEVKVIEDIKLYTKQEAAIQMKKVATYNLKNIDVTIPIGQLTAVIGVSGSGKSSLIAKTLYPAILKHMGKTVEASGEVEAVVGLEAYEQVCYVNQSPIGSNPRSTPGTYTGVFELLRERYAGTQQAKAQGLTKASFSFNSTKGQCPKCKGLGEVAVNMHYMEDIYIPCSQCHGKRYADNILNIKEKGMSIGDILDVEVQELLKIYEHDDRIFQYLLTLDQIGLGYLKLGQSATTLSGGEAQRIKLAKELVKKRGSQTLYILDEPTTGLSDEDTQKIIAVLKRLKSRGATLIIIEHNPMMIKNCDYLIELGPKGGDQGGELMRIGYIKK; encoded by the coding sequence ATGAAATGGTTAAAAATAGGAAGTGTAAAACGAAAAAGTAAACATCAAGAAGGAATTCTTAAGTTGGAAGATGGGTATAGCAAAGCATTGACTAAACTAGATCTTTTTTCTCACTGTATATTATTCATGCGTTCAAATAACCGACTTGAAGTCTATAGTGTTGAAATTATTCATATTTCTCTAGATAGAGCTGAGATTCTTTTTAAAGTTACAATGGATAATCATGAGTTTAAAGGAGAATTAGTTGATATTAAGCCGTATTTTTCAATTGAGGAAGTTATTGAGGAAGCCAAAGAACCTGTCCAACGATTTTGTATAAATTACCAAGGGGACTCCATTGGTGAATACATGCGTTATGGCAAGCGTATGGGGATTCAATTAAATAAGACGGATACAAATATCCACCACATTCAACAAGGAGACTGCTTACGTGTTTTATGGTGGTTTGATCGCTTTGATGGAGATAATTTTCGAAAAATCAGGACATGCATGCCACCGTATAACCATGCTCCCCGTACAGGCGTATTTGCTACACGTTCACCAGTCCGCCCAAATCCGATAGGGTCGACGCTTGTTCGTGTGAATAATGTTTGGCATGATGATGGCTTCATTGAGATTATAGGATTTGATGGCTTTATAGGAAGTAAAATATTACAAGTGATGTTTTATCAACCTTCAATGGATTGTATTAAGAGTGCCGGTGTACCTAGCTGGGTTTCGCATTGGACAAAGAAAAAAACCTTTGCACAGCCTAAAGAGGTTGATGCAAGACCAATGCAAACAAAGGTTTTAAAATTCAAGAAACTATCCATGGATCTTGAACAGATTCCTTTGGATGAACATGAAGAGGATTCCAAGAATATTCAGATTCATAATGCACATATTCATAATTTGAAAAATCTATCCGTTAAAATACCTAAAAATAAAATTACGCTGATTTCAGGGGTCAGCGGCAGTGGAAAATCCAGTTTGGCATTCGATATTTTATATGCAGAAAGTCAAAGACAATTTATGGATCTTATTTTATCAAATCCGATGGGGGATGTAGCCCTATCGGATCGCTACGTGGATAATATCACTGGTTTACAGCCAGCTATTGCAATCGATCAAAAAGCTTTAGGAGCAAATCCGAGGTCAAGTGTTGGAAGTGTTACAAAAATTGGTGATATTCTCAAGTTGATTTTTTCAATTATCGGACAGCGTATATGTCCGATATGTCACCATGAAATTGATGCAGGTAATGTTTGCTCATCCTGCGGTGAGGTTTTCTTTGATCGAACACCGCAACTATTTAGTTCGAACCATCCTGATTATATGTGTCCTGTTTGCAAAGGTTTAGGCATGCAGATGGGGATTGATCCATCTAAAATCGTTGAAGCGCCAGAAAAATCTTTGCTTGATGGGGCGTCATCACTATATGGTAACTTAAGAAAACATAGAGAAAATCCAAATGCTAATTGGATTCGAGGCGAAGTGCTGGCATTGGCAGCGGATCTAGATGTTGATTTAGAACTTGCATATAATCAATTGCCGGAGCGATTTAAACAAGAAATGCTTCACGGATCGAATGGTCGAAACGTTCGTTTGGATTATAAAAATGCTAAAGGACGTAGCGGAACGATTGTTCGACCTGTAGAGGGAGCTATACCTTTAATTGAGCGCTTGATGCACTCGACAAGTTCATCAAAAACCAATGCACAAGTGCAACGATATATGACGAAACAAATATGTAGTGAATGCCAAGGAGAACGGTTACAACCGGAAGGACGATTAGTGCATATTATGGGAGATCGATATGTGAAGGTGATTAAGTTAAGTAGTGATGAACTCCACACATGGTGCCATCATATGTATATGCATTTACCACATAACCAACAGGAGCAAACGAAGAAGCTTTTTGTTCAACTGAATCGGCGTTTAAAGCGTATATTGGATGTGGGTATTGGTTACCTTTCCATAGACAGAAGCATACCAAGCCTCTCTGCCGGTGAGGCTCAAAGGCTTAAGTTGGCTAGTCAATTGGGTTCAGGGCTTAGTAATATTACCTATATTATGGATGAACCTTCTAAGGGGTTACATCCAAAAGACTATCAATTTTTAATGGAGACACTGTTGGAGCTAAAAAGACAAGATAACACAATACTTATTGTTGAACATAAGAAAAGCTTCTTGGAGATTGCAGATGTTCATCTTGTAATGGGACCTAGAGCAGGGGTTTATGGTGGAGAGATTGTCTCGAATGTTCCTTTAGAACATAGACATCCTAAAACAATGTCTGCTGAGGTAAAAGTAATAGAAGATATTAAATTGTATACGAAGCAAGAAGCAGCTATTCAGATGAAAAAAGTTGCAACCTATAATTTGAAAAATATTGATGTGACGATTCCTATAGGACAACTAACAGCAGTTATCGGTGTTAGTGGCTCAGGTAAGAGTAGCCTGATTGCAAAAACATTATATCCGGCTATATTAAAACATATGGGTAAAACCGTCGAAGCGTCAGGTGAAGTAGAGGCGGTTGTTGGACTTGAAGCATATGAGCAGGTATGCTATGTCAACCAAAGTCCTATAGGAAGCAATCCGCGCTCCACACCAGGTACATATACCGGTGTCTTTGAATTGCTACGTGAACGCTATGCCGGTACGCAACAAGCAAAAGCTCAAGGTTTGACAAAGGCAAGCTTTAGTTTTAACTCTACAAAAGGACAATGCCCGAAGTGTAAAGGGCTTGGCGAAGTGGCTGTGAATATGCATTACATGGAAGATATATATATACCCTGTAGCCAATGTCATGGAAAGCGATACGCGGACAACATCCTAAATATAAAAGAAAAAGGTATGTCCATAGGTGATATCCTTGACGTTGAGGTTCAAGAGTTGTTGAAAATTTATGAACATGACGATAGGATTTTTCAGTATCTTTTAACACTCGATCAAATTGGCTTAGGATATCTAAAGCTGGGACAAAGTGCAACGACGCTCTCAGGTGGAGAAGCACAACGAATAAAACTCGCAAAGGAACTAGTTAAAAAACGCGGATCTCAAACACTATATATCTTGGATGAGCCGACAACGGGGTTAAGTGATGAAGATACTCAAAAAATCATAGCGGTTTTAAAACGACTAAAATCAAGAGGAGCGACGCTTATCATTATTGAGCATAATCCTATGATGATAAAAAACTGCGACTATCTGATAGAGCTTGGTCCAAAAGGAGGCGATCAAGGAGGAGAACTTATGCGTATCGGTTATATAAAGAAATAA